Proteins from a single region of Esox lucius isolate fEsoLuc1 chromosome 13, fEsoLuc1.pri, whole genome shotgun sequence:
- the LOC105014171 gene encoding ral guanine nucleotide dissociation stimulator isoform X1, producing MVHFMGMYPYWQSIHSGYIDEMFDAGTWKVRNIWDGVKLEVGEEESPVVLSSFTHLDPDLPLFESSTQEIGEEVEDGAVFTITLRKVQLHQSASKGQRWLGVETDSALSLYETCKVRTIKAGTLERLVEYMVSAFSGNDSTYVTIFLCTYRSFATTEQVLELLLDRYAKLQTQPRIDERRPALEDSTELRNTVSSILGAWLDQYSEDFWSPPRYSCLHHLMSYLHRHFPGSDLERRARNLLILLQRRQQCEPDLDVEHIGCPFATQEESGFEDEPPALNFLSFDPIMVAEQFTLMDADLFKKVVPYHCLGGIWSQRDKKGKEHLAPTIRATVAQFNCVTNCVITTCLSNPCLKPTQRSRLVERWIEVARECRILKNFSSLRAILSALQCNSIHRLRRTWDEVSRENFRTFRELSEIFSDDNNYSLSRELLVKEGTSKFATLEINPKRAQRRHQQQRDLGVMQGTIPYLGTFLTDLVMMDTAMKDYTESGLINFEKRRKEFEVIAQIKLLQLASNNYSFTQDSLFREWFSGVERLSEAESYALSCEIEPLSESASNTLRAKKNGGIMKRWSDRQLTEASCSGAGHSKSFDQSRPCQAGDSGDALSVTSAGSSGSDLEDVNASFLSDSPDTQERKTSTSLVKHSVSAMRKESQTSDSNSTFWESTSLSSLDTSGMGSGSGSSSASSSSVSSSTALQGASRSHKRSVSAVSCCSNLSLPLYNQQVDDCCIIRVSLDVDNGNMYKSILVTSQDKTPAVIRKAMIKHNLDQEKTEDYELMQKISDDKELRIPDNANVFYAMNSTANYDFVLKKRGLSKTGRAKSVASSTLPRMKQKGLKIAKGIF from the exons ATGGTCCACTTTATGGGGATGTACCCATATTGGCAAAGCATCCACTCCGGATACATCGATGAGATGTTTGATGCTGGAACATGGAAGGTACGCAATATTTGGGATGGGGTAAAACTGGAGGTTGGCGAAGAAGAAAGCCCGGTGGTCCTTAGCAGTTTTACACATTTGGACCCTGACCTACCGCTATTTGAG AGCTCGACGCAGGAGATCGGAGAGGAGGTTGAGGACGGGGCGGTCTTCACCATCACCCTGAGGAAGGTGCAGTTGCACCAGTCGGCTAGTAAGGGGCAGCGATGGCTGGGTGTGGAAACGGACTCGGCCCTCAGCCTGTACGAGACCTGCAAAGTACGCACCATAAAGGCCGGTACGCTGGAGAGGCTGGTGGAATACATGGTGTCCGCGTTCAGCGGCAACGACTCCACCTACGTCACCATCTTCCTCTGCACCTACCGCTCCTTCGCCACCACCGAGCAGGTGCTGGAGCTCCTACTCGACAG GTACGCCAAGCTACAGACTCAGCCGAGGATAGATGAACGCAGACCCGCGCTGGAGGACAGCACGGAGCTCCGAAA CACCGTGTCCTCCATCCTGGGGGCGTGGCTGGACCAGTACTCTGAGGACTTCTGGAGCCCTCCACGTTACAGCTGCCTGCACCATCTGATGTCCTACCTGCACCGGCACTTCCCCGGCTCCGACCTGGAGCGCCGCGCTCGCAACTTGCTGATTCTCCTGCAACGCCGGCAGCAGTGCGAGCCCGACCTGGACG TCGAGCACATTGGCTGTCCATTCGCCACTCAGGAAGAGAGTGGCTTTGAAGACGAACCTCCCGCCTTGAACTTTCTTTCCTTTGACCCCATCATGGTCGCTGAGCAGTTCACACTCATGGATGCG gatctgttcAAGAAGGTGGTCCCATACCACTGCCTGGGGGGCATCTGGTCCCAGCGGGATAAAAAGGGGAAGGAACACCTTGCCCCCACCATTCGGGCCACTGTGGCCCAGTTCAACTGTGTCACCAACTGTGTCATCACCACCTGCCTAAGCAACCCCTGTCTGAAGCCGACACAACGTTCCCGGCTGGTGGAGCGCTGGATAGAGGTGGCCAGG GAATGTCGGATCCTCAAGAACTTCTCGTCTTTGAGAGCTATACTGTCAGCCCTGCAGTGTAACTCTATACACCGTCTCAGGAGGACCTGGGATGAGGTGTCCAG AGAGAATTTCCGGACTTTTCGTGAGCTGTCAGAGATCTTCTCAGATGACAATAACTACTCTCTAAGCCGGGAGCTGCTAGTCAAG gaGGGCACGTCTAAATTCGCCACACTGGAGATCAACCCTAAACGAGCACAGAGGAGACACCAACAGCAGAGAGACTTG GGAGTGATGCAGGGGACCATTCCTTACCTGGGCACCTTCCTCACCGACCTGGTCATGATGGACACGGCTATGAAAGACTACACAGAA AGTGGACTTATCAACTTTGAAAAGAGACGAAAG gaGTTTGAGGTGATAGCTCAGATTAAGCTGCTGCAGCTGGCCTCCAATAACTACAGCTTCACCCAGGACAGCCTCTTCAGGGAGTGGTTCTCTGGAGTGGAAAGACTAAGTGAGGCGGAGAG CTACGCTCTGTCCTGTGAGATTGAACCGCTGTCAGAGTCAGCCAGCAACACTCTCAGAGCCAAGAAGAACGGGGGAATCATGAAACGCTGGAGCGA TCGCCAGTTAACAGAGGCCAGCTGCAGCGGGGCAGGACACTCAAAGTCATTTGACCAGTCCAGACCTTGTCAGGCTGGCGACAGTGGAGATGCCCTCAGTGTCACTTCAGCCGGCTCCAGTGGCTCGGACCTTGAGGATGTCAACGCTAGCTTCCTTTCTGACTCTCCGGACACCCAAGAGAGGAAG ACGTCTACATCCTTAGTAAAACATTCCGTCTCTGCTATGAGGAAAGAGAGCCAGACTTCTGATTCCAACTCCACG ttTTGGGAATCCACCTCCTTGTCATCTCTAGACACCTCAGGGATGGGTTCCGGTTCGGGCTCCAGCAGCGCCTCGTCCTCCTCGGTGTCCTCCTCCACTGCGCTCCAAGGAGCCTCCCGCTCTCACAAGCGGTCTGTCTCAGCTGTGTCCTGCTGCTCCaacctctctctgcctctctacaACCAGCAGGTGGATGACTGCTGCATCATCAGAGTCAGCTTAGACGTGGACAACGGAAACATGTACAAGAGCATCCTG GTTACTAGTCAGGACAAGACACCAGCAGTCATTAGGAAGGCCATGATAAAACACAACCTGGACCAGGAGAAGACCGAGGACTATGAGTTGATGCAGAAAATATCTGACGATAAAG AGCTGCGGATCCCAGACAATGCCAACGTTTTCTATGCCATGAATTCTACGGCGAACTATGACTTTGTGCTGAAGAAACGTGGCCTATCCAAGACAGGCCGGGCCAAGAGTGTAGCCAGCTCCACGCTGCCGCGAATGAAACAGAAGGGCCTGAAAATTGCTAAAGGCATCTTCTGA